The DNA region GTGTAATTTCTGACCAAAAGAATTGGGTGCCAGACTGAAGCACAGATTTTAAAGAAACTTCTGTCTGTAGTATTCTGAGAGAGTTTCCCCTGATGTGAGCATGTTACTAAAGTGAGCCAGCTCTCAGGAATGGATATGGGGTAGAATCAGACCCTGCTTTAGTTGGTGATGTGAATTATAGACAGATCCTTTTCAGGTGACGGGTGTTTGACTAATACCATGGGTAATGTTTGTACTCTCCTGTTTGGGAGGATTTGAAAATGATTCAAGATATTTCCCAGAAGATAAAATGAATCTTGGAAGCGCGTTAGGATGAAAATATCACACAGTTATTACGCCGAGGTATGATGGGCTCAGGGAACTCAGGTCTGTAGCAACTAATCCCCACTTCCTCACCATGCTCAGGATAGTAATCCTCCCAGACAGGAGAGTACAAACATTACCCATGGTATTAGTCAAACACCTGTCACCTGAAAAGGATCTGTCTATAATTCACATCACCAACTAAAGCAGGGTCTGATTCTACCCCATATCCATTCCTGAGAGCTGGCTCACTTTAGTAACATGCTCACATCAGGGGAAACTCTCTCAGAATACTACAGACAGAAGCTTCTTTAAAATCTGTGCTTTAGTCTGGCACCCAATTCTTTTGGTCAGAAATTACACCGAACTTGAATGACACAGGATGGAGCTTGTTTCTATCATACAAACCCAGTAATGGTTACAGAGATCCAGTGGTCATGTGGGTCCATGGACCAATCAGTTTCCATTCCTGGAAGACACTCTTCCCCAAGGTGAGTTGGACAGCACTTTCTAATTCCCAACACtctgccctttgaccctccattcACCACAATGCTCCTGTAGCCATCAATCTGGTTTAACCACTCCCTTTTATCCACCTTCTACACCCTTGTTCCCAAATTAACCTTTACTTCCTTCCTGATCGATCTTTCTGCTTCTCTACTCCAAGAGGTGAAGATTTGAGCGAATCTGGTACACAACTGGTTTAGCCATCCATCACCAGATCTGATTGGACCACATCAAGGTCCTGTTTTTCACTGTCAAAACTCCAGGACCACCCTGAAGAGAAAAGATAACCCAcaacttctcccccccccccctcaaaccaACTGTGTCCTTGTGGAAGTTATGTTCCAGGTACACAGAACTCAGTTTAGACTATCTGGagaactgtgttcagttctgggcaccgcaccTCAGGAAGAATAGATTGTCCTTGCAGGGAGTGCAgcatagattcaccagaatgttcctGGGGCTGAAATGGTTAAACTATGTGGCTAGGTTGTACAGACTGAGCTTGCATCCCCTTGAATGTAGAAAATGAAGGGGtaatttaattgaggtgtttaagatgattaaacaaGTTGATATGGTGGTTAGAAAGAAACTATTCCTCTGGTGGGACAGTCCAATACAAGAgcattaaaattagagctaggctgTTCAGGGCTGACGTCAGAAAGTGACAGGAAGGCAAGTCTCTGCATCTCTCCAACCAGCTGGTTCAGCTGTACAGAGGATACAAAGGAGCCTGGAGTAGTAATAGTGatagaatttcctccctaatggcattgtgggttaacccacaacacatggactgcagcaattcaaggcagcggttcaccaccaccttctaaagggatggacaataaatgctggccagccagcaacgcccatgtcccacaaatgaatttttaaaaaaagatttaataGGAGAACAGAGACACATTTCAGTGAATGCAGAAATGAATCCAGGATGTATTGTCTCCCTGATGCCAGGGTCAAAGATGTCATTGAGCGGCTGCAAAGAACCCCAAGTTGtgcgaggggatgggggggaacagCCAGGATTGTGGTCCagatcggtaccaatgacatagacagAAAAACCGATGTTGTCCTGCagtcagaatttagggagctcAGTTGGAAATCAGAAAGGAAGATCTCATAAATATGGATTAattcagactccatgcacaagtgtaAAGATGTATAGAAATATGAAAATAAAACAGATGCATGTGTCACTGGAGAGATGGAGCAAGATGGAGGGCtctagattcctgggacattgatttgatttgatttattattgtcacatgtattagcatgcagtgaaaagtattgtttcttgtgcactttgcagacaaagcataattcatagagaaggaaacaagagagtgcagaatgtaatgttataatcatagctagggtgtgaagaaagatcaacttaatgcaaggtaggtccattcaaaagtctgatggcaacagggaagaagctgttcttgagtcggttgatcattgggatcagttctgggggagatgggatcTGTACAGGCTGGGTGGGCTacacctatgatgtggagatgccggcgttggactggggtaaacacagtaacagttttaacaacaccaggttaaagtccaacaggtttatttgggagcaaataccattagctttcggagcgctgctccttcatcagatggagtggaaatgtgctctcaaacagggcacagagacacaaaatcaagttacagaatactgattagaatgcaaatctctacagccaaccagttcttaaagatacagacaatgtgagtggaggagggagcattaagcacaggttaaagagatgtgtattgtctccagacaggacagccagcaagtccaggaggcaagctgtgagggttactgatagtgtgacataaagccaacatctcagtttaggccgtcctcatgtgtgcggaacttggctatcagtttctgctcagcgactttgcgctgtcatgtgtcgtgaaggccgccttggagaacacttacccgaatatcagaagctgaatgcccgtgaccgcgttctccaaggcggccttcacgacacacgacagcgcaaagtcactgagcagaaactgatagccaagttccgcacacatgaggacggcctaaaccgagatgttggctttatgtcacactatcagtaacccccacagcttgcctcctggacttgctggctgtcctgtctggagacaatacacatctttttaacctgtgcttaatgctccctcctccactcacattgtctgtatctttaagaactggttggctgtagagatttccactccatctgatgaaggagcagcgctccgaaagctaatggtatttgctaccaaataaacctgttggactttaacctggtgttgttaaaactgttactgggcTACACATAAACAGAGCCGGGACCATTTCCCTCTCAGGGAATTTGATGgtgctattggggagggtttaaactaacttgggAAAGGCATGAGAACCAGGAGATCAGATTAGAGATAAACAACAAGATTCATAGAGTATTGGCAGAGACAGATAGTATTGGAGTTAGAAATAGTGAGATAATAACTGCGTTCAGACAATGAGAAATAATCAGAATCTAAATTAGGGTTACAGTGCATGTTTGTAAATGCACGGAATAtggtaaataagattggtgagttgccaggaagggtttaaactaacttggcaggggtgtgggaaccAGCAGGTCACACTAGAGAGAAACACCAAGGTTCACAGAGTATTGGCAGGGACAGCACTGGAGCAGGAAATAGTGAGATATTAGGAGAGGGCAGAGTCAGGTGGGGTGGCAAGGAATAAAGTCTAAACTAGGGTTACTCTGAATGTTTATGAATGCAGAGTGTGGTAAATAATATTGGTGAGTCGCCGACAGATTCTCATGGCGAGAAAGGAGTGTAGGACTGGGTATTAAATATTCTTGGATGCAAgatattcaggaaagatagggaagGAAGGATAGGAGGAGGGGTGGTAGTATTGATGAAGGACAACATTACAGGGCTGGAGAGAGGGGATGTCCCCAGAGGGGTCAAGGATGGAACCTATTTGGTTCGAGGTCAAGAACATAAAAGGTGCAATTCCATTGTTTAATGTAGTCAATGGGCCACCAACTAGTGAGAAAGATGTAGAGGAACAATATTGCAAAAAAATTACAGAGATGTGCAAGCattatccaaatatagactggTCTAGTAATGGTGTAAATGGCAGAGAGAAGCAAGAGTTCCTTGAGTGTGTTGAGAAGAGTTTTCCATTGCAGTATGATTCCACTTCAATGAGAAAGGAGGCATTGCTGAACCTGGTTCTTTAGGATGAGGGGTCCAAGTGGATTATGCATCAGCAGGAGAATATTTAgagaacagtgatcattgtatcataaggtttagctTGGTTgtagaaaaggacaaagaacaatccagagtaaaaataatccAACTTCAACAGGGTAAAAGTGGATCCAAcccagataaattggaatcaaagcaaACACAAGGCAGTCAGTTTAATCTTGGTGGTggtaattcaggacaaaattaataatCACCTGGGCAAATATGGGTTGATTACGAAAAGGCCGCATAAATTTGTTTATTGGAAAATTATGTTGAACTCAGTTTGAGTTTTTGTAATGAAttaagagggttgatgagggtaatattGTTGATGtgctgtacatggacttccaaaaggcatttgataaagtactgcacaacagacttgtgagcaaagttatttctcatggaataaaagaagagaaacatggatataaaattggctgagtgacaggaaactgttggttaatggatgtttttcatgCTGGAGGAAGGATTGTAGTTGAGTTTCTCTGGGGTCAATGTTAGGATGCCAGTTCGTCCGGAAATATATTCATTGCATAGACTTTGATGTACAGGGCACAATATCAAAATCTTCACATAATAAGAATCCTGGGAGTATTACGAACTTTGAGGAGGATAGCAAAGAACTTCAACAGGCCATAGACTGGTGGTAGAATAGACGAACATAAAATGTGGGACATGAAATTGAATGTGACGAAGTGTGAAGTaatttattttggtaggaagaatgcagagagacaatataaaggatacaattcctctgggagcggacctgcggggtggagactgtgagcggtgagagagagagcgcggactgtgagtaaattctggggttttttttttgtctaattttcgggaggttttttgtaattaacggaaaccggaaggccgcatcgcgaagcctgccggtagctgtagtttttttttttctctcacttaccttataagtactcgcctcggggtatcggcctcagtgttcctctgggagcggacctgcggggtggagactgtgagcggtgagagagagagcgcggactgtgagtaaattctggggttttttttgtctaattttcgggaggttttttgtaattaacggaaaccggaaggccgcatcgcgaagcctgccggtagctgtagtttttttttctctcgggcccctagccctataaattggtgcagaggagatacccgatcctctacactggtagaggatcccacccttccatcctcctctaacctaattataagtgtggggaagttctttgttttctttttttcttgctggtaatggcttcagggatggcagttcaggcagtatgctgcatctcctgtgggatgtatgtggtgaggaaatccagtagtgtttcaggagattttagttgtaagaagtgcattagattgcagcttctggaggagcgtgtaaaggagatggagggggagttagaggaactccgcataattcgggaggcggaggtggaagttgataggagttatagagaaatagtaactcctagaaatgaggcttgggtcaatgccaggaggaggggtaagaagcaatcgggaagacagtcccctggggcggttcccctccataataggttttcggtgctggaggctacagttgaggaggaatcaactgagcatagagagcagatctctgggggtgagccgagtgagaaagctcaggtggttaggggctgtaaaagactgggccttgtgattggggactccacaattaaggggacagataggagggtcggaactaaaggtagggactcagggttggtgtgttgcctaccaggggctggggtccgggatgtgtctgacagggtattcaggactcttaggggggagggagataaaccacaagttattgtacatgtggggacacacgacatagggaggataggggaaggggatattaggcagggatttatggagttggggtggaaactaaaggccaagactgacagagtggttatctctggactcttgcctgtaccacgggatagtttagagaggaatagggagagggaaggtttgaattcatggctgaggggatggtgcaggagggaggggttcaggtacttaagcaattggggctcgtactggggaaggtgtgacctctatgagaaggatggtctacaccttaatcagaaggggaccaatatcctggggggtaaatttgctaaggccatgcagggaggtttaaactgattcggggggggggagggatcctgagtagtggggctgaaagtgagggatgcatggatggggactgcaatgcacggcattgcagaggtggggtggagcagggtttgaaatgtgtatacttcaatgccaggagtattcgcaataaagtgggtgaacttgcagcgtggatcagtacctgggacttcgatgttgtggctatttcagagacatggatagagcaggggcaggaatggatgctgcaggtcccggggttcaaatgttttagtcgaagtagggaaggaggtagaagagggggaggggtagcattattggtcagagattgtatcacagtgtcagagaggaggtttgatgaggacttatctgttgaggtagtatgggcggagattagaaataggagaggagaggtcaccctgttgggagtcttttatagacctcctaaaagttctagagaggttgaggaaaggattgcggagtcaatcctgcttaggagtgaaagtaatagggtaattgttatgggggattttaacttgactaatattgactggaattgttatagctctagctcgttagaggggtcagtttttgttcaaagcgtgcaggaaggttttttgactcagtatgtagacaggccaactagaggtgaggctatattggatctggtgctgggaaatgagccagaccaggtgctagacttggaagttggtgtgcattttggtgatagtgaccacaattcggttacgttcaccttagtgatggaaagggataggcatgaacctcgggccagtggttttagctgggggaagggtaattatgaggctattaggagagaattaggaaacataggttggactaggagattacagggactgggaacgtccgacatgtggagttttttcaaggagcagctactgcgagtctgtgataggtatgtccctgtcaggcaaggaggaattggtagggctagggaaccgtggtgcaccaaaaaagtttctttgttggttaaaaagaaaaaggaggcttatgttcggatgagacgtgagcactcgggtagtgcactagaaagctttagattggctaagagggagttgaagagcgagcttagaagggctaaaaggggacatgagaagactttggcggatagggttaaagagaatcctaaggcgttctataggtatgtcaagaacagaaggttggttagggcaagtttagggccagttatagatggcagagggaagttatgtgtggaaccggaggagattggtgaagcattgaaccaatatttctcttcggtgttcacgcaaggggacatgaatatagctgaggaggacactgggttgcaggggagtagaatagacagtattacagttgataaggaggatgtgcaggatattctggagggtctgaaaatagataaatcccctggtccggatgggatttatccaaggattctctgggaggcaagagaagtgattgcagagcctctggctctgatcttcaggtcgtcgttggcctctggtatagtaccagaagattggaggttagcgaatgttgtcccattgtttaagaaggggaacagagacttccccgggaattatagaccggtgagtctcacttctgttgtcggcaagatgttggaaaaaattataagggataggatttatagttatttggagagtaatgaattgataggtgatagtcagcatggttttgtggcaggtaggtcgtgccttactaaccttattgagttttttgagaaagtgaccaaggaggtggatgggggcaaggcagtggacgtggtatatatggattttagtaaggcgtttgataaggttcaccatggtaggcttctgcagaaaatgcagatgtatgggattgggggtgatctaggaaattggatcaggaattggctagcggataggaaacagagggtggtggttgatagtaaatattcatcatggagtgcggttacaagtggtgtacctcagggatctgttttggggccactgctgtttgtaatatttattaatgatctggatgagggtatagttgggtggattagcaaatttgctgatgacaccaaagtcggtggtgtggtagacagtgaggaagggtgtcgtagtttgcaggaagacttagacaggttgcaaagttgggccgagaggtggcggatggagtttaatgcggagaagtgtgaggtaattcactttggtaggaataacagatgtgttgagtatagggctaacgggaggactttgaatagtgtggaggagcagagggatctaggtgtatgtgtgcatagatccctgaaagttgggaatcaagtagataaggttgttaagaaggcatatggtgtcttggcgtttattggtagggggattgaatttaggagtcgtagcgttatgttgcaactgtacacaactctggtgcggccgcacttggagtactgtgtgcagttctggtccccacattacaggaaggatgtggaggctttggagagggtgcagaggaggtttaccaggatgttgcctggtatggaggggagatcctatgaggagaggctgagggatttgggattgttttcgctggaaaggcggcggctaagaggggatcttattgaaacatataagatgattagaggtttagatagggtggatagtgatagcctttttcctctgatggagaaatccagcacgagggggcatggctttaaattgagggggggtagttatagaaccgatgtcaggggtaggttctttacccagagggtggtgagggattggaatgccctgccagcatcagttgtaaatgcgcctagtttgggggcgtttaagagatccgtagataggttcatggacgaaaagaaattggtttaggttggagggtcacagtttttttttttttttttttaactggtcggtgcaacatcgtgggccgaagggcctgttctgcgctgtaatgttctatgttctatgttctatgttctaattctaaAGAGGGCGCAGGGTCAGTGGGACCTGGGAGTATAAgcacataaatcattgaaggtggcaggacagattaagagagtggttaataaagcatacaacaTCTTGGGCTTTATCAATAcgggcatagaatacaaaaacaaggaagctTTGTTAAACCCGCACAAAACATTGTTTCAGACCCAACTGGAGTATTGTCTCCAGTTCTGGACACGGCACTTTAGGAAggctgtgaaggcattagagagagtgcagaaaagattcatgagaatggttccagggatgagcaacttcagttttgcagacagattggagaagttgggactgttctccttggaggggaAGGTTAAGAGGAGTTTAATAGAGGTTTTCAAATTTGTGTGGGGTCTGGTcagggtagacaggaagaaactgttccattCGTGGAAGGACCATGAGTCAGAGGTAGAATGTGCTAAGAGGAGAATGCTGGGAGGTGGTAATAGGTGTGAAGACTCAGCTGAAAGGTTGCTCCACTGTGTGATTCCTCTGAAATCTCAGTGGGGTTGGAAGACACCATGAAAAATTAAATCTCACACTCAAAAGATTTATCTTCCATGTAGCTCTCCTTATGTTAAGAGAGCTTGGAACTGATGTACCTTGGGCattaagagatttttaaaatttcctcCTTAAAACTCTCTGCATCtttatctctctcccctcctATAAAATCCTCCTGAAATCCCACCTGTTTGACCATATTTTTAGTCATCCCCTCCTAATTTCTCCTCCTTTGTCTTGGTGTTAATTTTTCTCTGATTGCGACTctatgaaacactttgggatgtttgaCTATATTAAAGTGCTCCATAAATACTGTTATCCTCTCACATCCCCTCCAatcctcaaggtactgacctgGAGTTCAGACTGTGGACATCAATTGGCCTCTAGCGCTCTGTTCGAGTGGCCATTCAGCATGTGTAGACCCAGACAGTGAATGTTGTGAGACAATGGAGACTGTCACAGCCGAGACACATCCTGCCCTCCCCCTGACTTCCCAGCTGGGCTCACTGATGAGAAATGGGATTCCTGGCTGATTCTCCCCCTCCATAGTCCAGAGATGCTGAGGCTAATTGAAGTCCCTCCATTACTACCCCAGGAATGGCTCCTTTCCCAGGTGTTTATGCTGGTAGATTAGAAGCTGAAGCCTTTCTAACCACTGAGTATCTGATTGTCTtcttggtcagagtgagagtcagtgactgACTTGTACCTGATGCTGCACTGAAAGGATGCTGAGTTTATACAGCAGCTTCTATACATATTGATGTCTTCTTCTGGTGATGTTTGGAATGTGGCCTAAGGTTAAATTGACCTTTTTGAAACAATTAGACTGATGatgggagaggttggagacagaCACTGCTGAGACAGACAGTGCTTTGGAAGGACAGCTTCCCTGTGTGAGCACTGGAGGGTAACAACACAGAAAACTCTCAGAGTAATGGAAACAGGTGAGCTGACTCCAAGtcaatgtggagatgtcggtgtttggtgagagaggaagagatgaAACAATCCTGACACACGTCACACTGGAAGGGTTTGTCTCCTGCGCGGGTTCACTGATGTTCCAGGGGGTCTTTATTACAGAACTCACAGTGATAGGCTTTCTCGACCATGTGACTGTGTTGATGGACTAGGAGATACACTGACTGTGTGAAAGCgttgtcacacacctcacagtTGAACTGTTTCTCACCCTGTGTGAATCTGCTAGCGTTCAGGTTGTGTGAAGACTTCAGGAGAGCATCCTTGTCAATCTTAAACTTACTGCCTGATGACCCAGAATATTGACAAGTATCAGACAGCTTTGTCACAAAACCAGCATGTGAACACTTTCTCACCTGTATGATGGTCGCAGAGGTTCAATGATCACGTGAATCATTTGTCATGCATGAATGATTTCTCctgtgtgtgaatgcgttggtgtgcaCGGAGGTTCGATAACTGTGAGAATGAtttctcacacaccacacacttgAAAGGTTTCTCGCCTGTGTGAACCCGTCGGTGTGCGCGGAGTGTCGATGAGTCCGAGAATGATTTATCGCACACCTCACAcacgaacggtttctccccagtgtgaacgcggcGATGTTGCACGAGTGTTGATGGATGTGTGAAGGCTcggtcacacacctcacacttgaaaggtttctcccctgtgtgaatcctcTGGTGACACAAGAGATGACAGAATTGGGTGAAACCCATCTCACAAACCTCACATCTGAAGGGTTTCTCCTCTGCATGAATGTTCTGGTGTATCATGAGCCTGGTAGATGTTGCGAAGGCTTTACCGCAAACCTCACACTTGAAGGGTTTTTCCCCTGTGTGGACTGTCTGGTGGCGTAGGAGACTGGATGATAATGTGAAGcctttgtcacacacctcacaaaTGAACagcttctctcctgtgtgaatgcgttggtgagcGCAGAGGATCGATGactgtgagaatgatttgtcacacaccttgcacttgaatggtttctcccctgtatgAGTGCGTTGGTGTGTATGGAGAATCGATGACCGTGTGAATGATTTGTTGCACACCTCGcacttgaatggcttctccccagtgtgaatgcgttggtgttgcAGCAATGTCGATGACCGTGTGAAGGTTTGGTCACATACCTCACACGCGAATGGTTTCTCTTCCATGTCACTGCTCAGCTCAGGTAAAAGAGAAGCACTTCATGACTTAGGAGATCTTAAGAGCCTGTGGAGCCCTCCACACACTTGAACAGTCTCTCACCTATAGGAGTAACTCAGTAGTTTATGAGGCCCGATGAATGATTGAAGCTCTCACCACAGTTGGAGTTCACTCACACTTTTTCCCAGCCTCACCTTGACTGATCACCCACAGCAAACCTTCGGAAAGTttggttctgatggaaggttCCACACCACTGACCATTTTCAGACCTGAGAAATGTCAAAGCTCCCCTGACCTAACCATTTTCCAGATGATGGTTTCACTGTCCAAACTTCTCTGTGTTGGACAATGCTGTGAAGGGACTGGATGTCTTCCCATAGTTATGCAGTTGTTCCTTGGGTAATGGTCAGGATCTATCTGCGGTGTCTATCCTCTCTGTATTCTCTGGTGTAGTACGGTGCAATccttctgtaaaacaggaaaaggaaacatgATTTCCTACAACTCCCTCTCCTTCTTTGCTGAAGGGGCTGACACCTCAGTTGGAGACTGTTCCACAGTGAGTGCCACTCTGCCATTCCCCTATTTGGGGATCAGATACAAGTCCTTTCTTTTTCCTCACTtgactgtctcacactctctgtttccGGCAGAGACACTGGATTGTGACTAGGAGCAGACAATGTGGCTACTTTCTTTCCTACACCCAGACCCCATATTCCCAGACACCATGAGAACAATAGAAAAGACAGTTGAGTGGAGTGTAAAGCTGGCTATGAATTCACTATGAGCTCACGTTGAGCTGGTAAAGATCAGTTTTAGCCTGAGAGTATGTGTTCAATATTTAAAACATTCAGGAGAAATGTTAATTTAGTGGAAATTTTGAAAATTGTCCccttattttccaaaattatttgaagaaaatgCACTGGGCAGGTAGTGCTCGAAGCTAAGGAAAATATTGCTTCGCTGATTGAAGGGTTCTGGTTTATCCTGGGAAATTAGatacact from Mustelus asterias chromosome 8, sMusAst1.hap1.1, whole genome shotgun sequence includes:
- the LOC144497044 gene encoding uncharacterized protein LOC144497044, which gives rise to MEEKPFACEVCDQTFTRSSTLLQHQRIHTGEKPFKCEVCNKSFTRSSILHTHQRTHTGEKPFKCKVCDKSFSQSSILCAHQRIHTGEKLFICEVCDKGFTLSSSLLRHQTVHTGEKPFKCEVCGKAFATSTRLMIHQNIHAEEKPFRCEVCEMGFTQFCHLLCHQRIHTGEKPFKCEVCDRAFTHPSTLVQHRRVHTGEKPFVCEVCDKSFSDSSTLRAHRRVHTGEKPFKCVVCEKSFSQLSNLRAHQRIHTQEKSFMHDK